From the Theileria parva strain Muguga chromosome 3 map unlocalized ctg_531, whole genome shotgun sequence genome, one window contains:
- a CDS encoding putative integral membrane protein translates to MSKLGQYFRNPSVFHSLLFGTAAGVVFYSSYIGLRALKVKFFDTDYIARQSRWRYLEKQQLYQRELAQDMNSAYVASLAEEYDPVALRPPGAPMDTKNVL, encoded by the exons atgagtaaattag GACAATACTTTCGTAATCCTTCAGTATTCCATAGTTTACTCTTTGGAACAGCAGCTG GTGTGGTATTTTACTCTTCATATATCGGATTAAGGGCATTAAAGGTCAAATTTTTTGATACTGACTACATCGCTAGACAAAGTAGATGGCGTTACTTGGAAAAGCAGCAGTTATACCAGAGGGAACTAGCTCAGGATATGAATTCCGCCTACGTTGCAAGTCTAGCTGAGGAATATGACCCGGTCGCTCTAAGACCTCCAGGAGCTCCCAT GGATACCAAAAACGTACTATAA
- a CDS encoding CAAX protease self-immunity family protein: MNKYGNWMRFVFILFLYWINLIPQCVSIQINEISHNIIPLTKLRSFAFVNSPYPVSNYPKFHPNNLLTECKLLAKDKSLTHLDSQPTQLPAESKKTPLVSNVKTLLTTKSSDLTSYVTKFVKNVKKSNVYKYLTDTVDKAKKRLSNLSTFDQFCLLFLGSALHTFVLSRFRFILPYQLFPMDSGHGIEISLDTLISIPILYYLLKDSKFTGKYFQLPEKSVFKMSMVVFSLLGSFVLSSFFSQLIDDILLFVSALDFPVSSGMLKSISLMSSHLFWIFLGSLILDKCVFPVFSKNNPWYKVDLSKLWVYQVLMGYYSSFPVYRFAEMAYLYLLKVFDIRNETNFTDEQISKICASDETLPIMITLFGPCVTAPWWEELLYRVFVFKLFNSFLPSIYSSIASSLIFSLNHLSPHSFLQLFSIGLLWSLIENKNDNIIITFLIHSLWNSRIFFGSLAGI; encoded by the coding sequence atgaataaatatgGGAATTGGATGAGAtttgtttttatattatttcttTACTGGATAAACCTAATTCCACAGTGTGTGAGTAtacaaataaatgaaaTCAGTCACAATATTATTCCCCTTACTAAGTTAAGGAGTTTTGCATTTGTTAATTCTCCCTATCCAGTTTCAAACTATCCAAAATTTCACCCTAATAATCTTTTAACagaatgtaaattattagcAAAGGACAAAtcacttacacatttggaTTCACAACCAACTCAATTACCAGCTGAATCTAAAAAAACACCTTTGGTTTCAAATGTAAAAACTTTACTAACTACCAAATCATCAGATTTAACTTCTTATGTCACAAAATTTGtcaaaaatgttaaaaaatcaaatgtatacaaatatttaactgaCACCGTTGATAAGGCCAAGAAACGGTTATCAAATTTGTCTACTTTTGACCAGTTTTGTCTTTTGTTTCTTGGAAGTGCCTTACACACCTTTGTGTTGAGCAGATTTCGGTTTATATTACCTTACCAGTTATTTCCCATGGATTCTGGTCATGGTATTGAAATCTCACTTGACACTCTCATTTCCATACCAATTTTGTACTATTTGTTAAAGGATTCTAAGTTTACTGGTAAGTATTTTCAGTTGCCCGAAAAGtcagtttttaaaatgtccATGGTTGTTTTTTCACTTTTAGGTTCATTCGTTCTTTCTTCATTCTTTTCACAGTTAATTGACgatattttactttttgtTTCAGCACTTGACTTTCCAGTCAGTTCTGGCATGCTAAAATCAATTTCACTCATGTCAAGTCACTTGTTTTGGATTTTTTTAGGGTCTCTAATATTGGATAAGTGCGTGTTTCCCGTGTTTTCCAAGAATAATCCTTGGTATAAGGTGGATTTGAGTAAATTATGGGTTTACCAAGTTCTCATGGGTTATTATTCATCGTTTCCTGTGTATAGATTTGCAGAAATGGCTTATCTATACCTTTTAAAGGTTTTCGATATACGAAATGAGACTAATTTTACTGATGAGCAGATTTCTAAGATTTGTGCGTCTGATGAAACTCTTCCAATTATGATAACATTATTTGGGCCTTGTGTTACAGCTCCTTGGTGGGAGGAGTTACTATATCGCGTTTTCGTGTTTAAACTCTTTAATTCCTTTCTACCCAGTATATATTCTTCTATAGCCTCATCGCTTATCTTTTCTCTCAATCATCTCAGTCCTCATTCATTTCTCCAATTATTCTCAATTGGACTTCTCTGGTCACTCatagaaaataaaaacgATAACATCATCATTACTTTTTTAATACACTCATTATGGAATTCTAGAATCTTCTTCGGTTCTCTCGCTGGAATTTAA
- the purB gene encoding Lyase family protein translates to MLDKYKSVGPIDGRYHKYTFHISDYLSEYKIMSNRILVEVRWLQYLVRLGITPVKSLSQESIDFLESLRFISEEELQKIFELDTKMMHDVKAVEYYIRKRFEVDGTPELKKLITWVHVFCTSEDINSPSYSMGIRDCMNFVMKPLMLEIISSLCKLALENAKMPMLSRTHGQPAIPTTFGKEVSTFVYRLSYQYKKCISNIDYFAKFGGAVGNYNAHYYAFPDLDWTGHVKNFIEELGLKYQPYTTQIECHDFISELSDSICRFNTILKNMCLDFWLYNSKGLLRLKNVKGEVGSSTMPHKINPIDLENAEGNLGLSNSMFHFFSTKLPMSRMQRDLSDSSVLRNLGVAFAHSVIAYNSILFSLERLYFDESTSKLEIQENWNILSEPLQLNLKMMGHLDAFEKVLKFTRGFNPSKDEMQTFIEKNCGKDSRLLTLKLEEYLGLAEKLAKNVVNYLPKELSSKFVNVPP, encoded by the exons ATGTTGGATAAATACAAGTCCGTGGGTCCCATCGATGGACGATACCATAAATACACGTTCCATATATCAGATTACCTCTCtgagtataaaataatgtcaAATCGAATATTAGTAGAAGTTAGATGGCTACAGTATTTGGTTAGACTGGGAATAACACCTGTAAAATCTCTATCTCAAGAGTCAATAG ATTTTCTTGAATCTCTAAGGTTTATTTCTGAAGAGGAACTccaaaaaatatttgaacTGGATACCAAGATGATGCACGATGTCAAAGCCGTTGAATACTACATCAGA AAAAGATTTGAAGTTGATGGAACTCCAGAGTTGAAGAAGCTTATAACTTGGGTTCATGTGTTTTGTACTAGTGAAGATATAAACAGTCCCTCATACTCAATGGGTATAAGAGACTGTATGAATTTTGTAATGAAACCGCTAATGTTAGAGATTATTTCATCTTTGTGCAAACTTGCgttagag aacGCAAAGATGCCCATGTTGTCCAGGACACATGGTCAACCAGCCATTCCTACGACATTTGGAAAGGAAGTTTCCACGTTCGTCTACAGATTATCATATCAGTATAAAAAGTGTATTTCAAAT ATTGATTATTTTGCTAAATTTGGAGGTGCGGTGGGAAACTATAATGCTCACTACTATGCTTTCCCTGATTTAGATTGGACTGGTCACGTTAAAAACTTCATAGAG GAACTTGGACTTAAATATCAGCCTTATACTACTCAAATTGAGTGCCATGATTTCATATCAGAACTGTCTGACAGCATTTGTAGATTTAACACAATCTTAAAAAACATGTGTCTTGATTTCTGGCTATACAACTCAAA GGGATTACTGAGATTAAAGAATGTTAAGGGTGAAGTTGGCAGTAGTACAATGCCTCATAAGATTAACCCAATTGACCTTGAAAATGCTGAAGGGAATTTAGGGCTTTCAAACTCAATGTTTCACTTCTTCAGCACTAAACTTCCAATGAGTAGAATGCAAAGAGACCTTTCAGATTCCTCAGTCCTCAGAAACCTTGGAGTCGCTTTTGCACATTCCGTTATTGCCTATAATTCCATCCTTTTTTCTCTAGAACGACTTTACTTTGATGAATCCACTTCCAAACTTGAAATACAAGAAAATTGGAATATACTTTCAGAACCCCTACAACTGAAtcttaaaat GATGGGACATTTGGATGCATTTGAGAAGGTGTTGAAGTTTACGAGGGGGTTTAATCCGTCAAAGGATGAAATGCAGACGTTTATAGAAAAGAACTGTGGAAAGGATTCTAGGCTGTTGACATTAAAACTGGAAGAATATCTTGGACTTGCCGAAAAACTGGCAAAAAACGTTGTAAATTATCTTCCCAAGGAATTGTCAtcaaaatttgtaaatgtACCACCTTAA
- a CDS encoding Ribosomal protein S9/S16 family protein, translated as MSIKRALSLDEALYLAKEAGITTKAEIQKLIIYSPSFSNDKSPFLISNFFKNRPPQDSAEAESEDLKSEPENPEFNMYIEPESEISNFNKIIASKLHPNSLNLFWHNNSWWNVYSEGYGTCMRSTSHVILNRGSGIVKINGEEDLYKRWPLFYNRMDVLEPFYISGCAGVFDLFIKTKGGGTTGQSRATRLAVARALVNSNPSLHYYLKDSLYEDLRQKMPKMPGRTGARSQRKWVKR; from the exons atgaGTATTAAAAGAGCATTATCTTTGGATGAG GCTCTGTATTTGGCAAAGGAGGCTGGAATCACGACAAAAGCAGAGATTCAGAAGCTTATAATCTATTCTCCTTCATTTTCCAAT GATAAATCTCCCTTTTTAATCAGtaacttttttaaaaacagGCCTCCTCAGGATTCCGCCGAGGCTGAATCCGAAGATTTGAAATCTGAGCCTGAAAATCCTGAATTTAACATGTACATTGAGCCTGAGTCTGAAATTTcgaattttaataaaattatcgCATCCAAACTTCATCCAAATTCCCTAAAC TTGTTTTGGCATAATAATAGTTGGTGGAATGTTTATTCTGAGGGGTATGGCACTTGTATGAGGTCAACAAGCCATGTTATACTTAACCGTGGTTCAGGAATT GTTAAAATCAACGGTGAAGAAGATCTTTACAAAAGATGGCCTCTTTTCTATAATCG GATGGATGTGTTGGAGCCGTTTTATATTTCAGGTTGTGCTGGTGTTTTTGATCTTTTTATTAAGACAAAGGGGGGAGGGACTACAGGTCAGTCTAGGGCAACAAGACTCGCAGTTGCCAGAGCTTTAGTCAACTCCAATCCTTCTTTGcattattatttgaaaG ACTCACTCTATGAAGATTTGAGGCAAAAAATGCCTAAAATGCCTGGGAGAACTGGTGCTAGATCTCAGCGAAAATGGGTTAAacgttaa
- the rab1 gene encoding small GTP-binding protein Rab1, whose amino-acid sequence MKEYDYLFKIIVIGDSGTGKSSLLLRFAVFLFIFIDNTYSESYMSTIGVDFKIKTVKIDNTTIKLQIWDTAGQERFRTITSTYYRGAHGIICVYDVTNKLSFDHITETWLQDIDKYATSNVCKLLIGNKIDLAESRVVSADEAKHVAEQNNMNYIEASAKTDSNVEKAFTTIAKALKDKVTQYPSNAPASTVSLNTASKVPTNRGLTDSCQESSVFKKMNFSSGKCT is encoded by the exons atgaaaGAGTACgattatttgtttaaaattattgttattggTGATAGTGGGACTGGGAAATCATCTCTATTGCTTAGATTTGcggtatttttatttattttcatc GATAACACTTATAGCGAGTCTTATATGAGTACTATAGGAGTAGATTTTAAGATTAAAACTGtaaaaatagataataCAACCATAAAACTTCAAATT TGGGATACTGCAGGCCAGGAACGCTTTAGGACTATCACCTCCACTTATTACAGAGGTGCTCATGGCATTATTTGCGTTTACGATGTAACTAATAAGCTTTCTTTCGACCATATCACTGAGACATGGTTACAGGACATTGATAA ATATGCTACATCGAAtgtttgtaaattattaatcgGGAACAAAATTGATTTGGCTGAGTCTCGTGTCGTTTCAGCCGATGAAGCGAAGCATGTTGCTGAGCAGAATAACATGAACTACATTGAAGCCTCGGCTAAAACTGATAGTAATGTTGagaag gcaTTTACGACTATTGCTAAGGCTCTCAAGGACAAGGTTACCCAGTACCCTTCTAATGCTCCTGCTTCCACTGTTAGTCTTAACACTGCCTCCAAAGTTCCTACCAATCGCGGTCTTACAGACTCCTGTCAAGAATCTTCAGTTTTTAAGAAGATGAATTTTTCATCCGGAAAATGTACCTAA
- the ESF1 gene encoding NUC153 domain protein, with translation MTENSPENEVGDERFKLKARFRKKKEKTFEKDERFDKVLKEDVKSKTGPKIDPFGRPLDDTSINEIYSSSDEEDLEEGLDSSVKEEKEPIEYGEESDRIAVIGCDWDNITADDLFVLFETIYRSITNNNFVTAVKRAAIYLSDIGEKKISEENVSGPSIENDTDKRDEEDDDETRQEALRKYQKERSRYYYGVVELNSVEKAKILYDELDGTEVSFAIDGLDLRFVPASLEFPRKPTSESFKIPDNYQPPVGSQSALRHSKVECKWDITPAKRFKTLTKRFTEQELASLDLSEYLASDDSENDVEEENVSNYKRLVKEVNMESDTEDDDKEGDYSESLSDEDEDELENDGNEHISATVGNFKISFGPDVAIPTEEVVDKPGDYNGKLKKKKNKFKNKRGIDEHTIEGRHFDMRYLKSKKHQSKLQQPGFQSNFDDERLKKVFQDPKFEIDTTDPNYKKTEFNQKLLELKSKRKN, from the exons atgacCGAAAATTCGCCTGAAAACGAAGTTGGAGATGAACGGTTCAAATTAAAGGCCAGATTCAGAAAAAAGAAAGAAAAAACATTTGAAAAGGATGAAAGATTTGATAAAGTTCTTAAAGAAGATGTAAAATCGAAAACTGGACCCAAAATTGACCCATTTGGTCGACCATTAg ATGATACATCAATTAATGAAATATATTCTTCCtctgatgaagaagatttGGAAGAGGGATTAGATTCAAGCGTAAAGGAGGAAAAGGAACCCATAGAAtat GGTGAAGAAAGTGATCGCATTGCAGTAATTGGCTGTGACTGGGACAATATAACAGCGGATGATCTATTTGTTCTATTCGAAACTATCTATAGATCAATAactaataacaattttgtCACCGCAGTTAAAAGGGCGGCTATATACCTGTCAGATATTGGTGAAAAGAAGATTTCAGAAGAGAATGTATCAGGGCCCTCAATA gaAAATGATACAGATAAACGTGATGAAGAAG ATGATGATGAGACTAGACAAGAGGCGCTTAGAAAGTACCAAAAGGAACGTtcaag ATATTATTACGGTGTTGTGGAACTTAATTCTGTGGAAAAGGCCAAAATTCTGTACGATGAACTTGACGGAACAGAAGTGTCGTTTGCAATAGATGGCTTGGATTTACGTTTTGTTCCAGCGTCTTTGGAGTTTCCAAGGAAACCAACGTCTGAATCCTTTAAAATACCAGATAACTATCAACCTCCAGTAGGTTCTCAATCGGCCTTGAGACACTCAAAAGTTGAATGTAAGTGGGATATAACTCCTGCAAAAAGATTCAAAACCTTAACAAAAAg GTTCACTGAACAAGAATTAGCCTCTTTGGATTTGTCAGAATACTTAGCCTCGGATGATAGTGAAAATGATGTGGAAGAGGAAAATGTGTCAAACTACAAAAGATTAGTAAAA GAAGTTAACATGGAATCTGATACtgaagatgatgataaAGAAGGGGACTACAGTGAGTCATTATCAGATGAAGATGAGGATGAACTGGAAAATGATGGTAATGAGCATATATCAGCCACAGTTGgaaactttaaaatctcATTTGGTCCTGATGTAGCAATACCAACAGAAGA agTTGTTGACAAACCAGGAGATTATAATGGAAAACTgaaaaagaagaagaataaatttaagaataaaaGAGGAATTGACGAACATACAATTGAG GGACGTCACTTTGATATGAGATATTTGAAGAGTAAAAAGCATCAAAGTAAACTTCAACAGCCAGGATTCCAG TCAAATTTCGATGATGAGAGGCTTAAGAAGGTGTTCCAGGATCCCAAATTCGAAATTGACACAACTGACCCGAATTATAAA AAAACTGAATTTAACCAAAAATTGCTTGAACTAAAATCTAAACGtaaaaactaa
- a CDS encoding Proteasome non-ATPase 26S subunit family protein — protein MTENNSQLYLKFLLSGGTPSAAKTLLDQISVEEMVFQLVSCPPESFIPYTSDPEEDSTTTEALDEKYLGNLIIRTLDLLLDKRMYETIFNNQQIMDVLSQGISEYNYYAKRLISKHIRKYLENGGKNNNVYEVAWNLLLDREYSVFEDSSNAICSIVSRPGEEAFLNQERLALLLKCVSGEMEVKDIDKVTLELRVLEFCTMLGKASQFCFNLLRDNQVYDHIFKLYMNEDVLVKLNCLEILESMVPLIKKLNFESKSARDFMKDAVEVFSKKDLDVESDLVAGPLLRFFSAIVLMDNVLKEDEVVLFSQCVADNILNCTKKTIQYYSSLACFGSLFIRGYLSEEVSYKFLQIINNCTNEDVLYACLESLQFVSQAGDSSKSKFISEASACIASATSRFPFSEVREACFSYLMNSLDYNGVTELLIKLENESRLLSAQENNYETTLTKRKLIKKFLYSVEQLYKPESCPLSDSTVKLLKSV, from the exons ATGACAGAAAATAACTCTCAGTTGTATTTGAAGTTCCTTTTATCg GGAGGCACACCTTCGGCGGCAAAGACACTTTTAGACcaa ATAAGTGTGGAAGAAATGGTTTTCCAACTAGTTTCATGTCCGCCAGAGTCTTTCATTCCATACACCTCAGATCCAGAAGAAGATTCCACAACCACCGAGGCTCTGGATGAAAAATACTTGGGAAACTTGATTATAAGAACACTAGATCTACTCCTGGATAAAAGAATGTATGAaactatatttaataatcaACAG ATAATGGATGTTTTAAGTCAAGGAATATCAGAATATAACTATTATGCTAAAAGACTAATTTCAAAACATATTAGGaaatatttagaaaatg GAGGAAAAAACAATAATGTTTACGAGGTGGCTTGGAATTTATTGCTTGACAGGGAATACAGCGTATTTGAGGATTCTTCAAACGCTATTTGTTCT ATTGTTTCTAGGCCTGGAGAAGAGGCTTTTTTGAACCAGGAGAGACTGGCTTTATTATTGAAGTGTGTATCAGGAGAAATGGAg GTTAAGGACATTGACAAGGTTACATTGGAACTCAGGGTATTAGAATTTTGTACAATGTTAGGAAAGGCAAGTCAGTTCTGTTTCAACCTCTTACGTGATAATCAAGTTTACGATCATATATTTAAGCTTTATATGAACGAGGATGTACTAGTTAAGCTAAACTGTTTGGAAATATTAGAATCTATGGTTCCGCTAATTAAAAAGCTTAATTTTGAATCAAAATCGGCAAGGGATTTTATGAAAGATGCTGTAGAGGTTTTCAGTAAGAAGGATTTAGATGTTGAGTCCGATTTAGTGGCAGGTCCTTTGCTAAGATTTTTCAGTGCCATAGTTTTGATGGATAATGTTCTAAAAGAAGATGaagttgttttattttctcAGTGTGTAGCTGATAACATTTTGAACTGCACAAAAAAAACAATTCAATATTACTCATCTCTTGCTTGTTTTGGGTCACTGTTTATTAGAGGATATTTAAGTGAAGAAGTGTCGTATAAATTTCTACAAATAATCAATAATTGCACTAATGAAGATGTTCTGTATGCCTGCCTAGAGTCTTTGCAGTTTGTTAGCCAGGCTGGCGACTCATCTAAATCGAAATTTATATCAGAGGCCTCAGCTTGTATAGCATCAGCTACTTCTAGGTTTCCTTTCAGCGAAGTTAGGGAAGCTTGTTTTTCGTATTTGATGAATTCTCTAGATTACAACGGTGTTACAGAACTTCTAATTAAGTTAGAAAATGAATCTCGTTTACTAAGCGCCCAGGAGAATAATTATGAAACAACTTTAACTAAGAGAAAACTCATCAAAAAGTTTCTATATAGTGTAGAACAGTTGTATAAGCCTGAATCCTGCCCTCTCTCGGATTCTACagttaaattgttaaaatctGTTTAA